Proteins encoded in a region of the Ralstonia pseudosolanacearum genome:
- a CDS encoding alpha/beta fold hydrolase: MTDVTASAPALLPGPDHSTLRAQRIDGDPARPTLVFLHEGLGCIEMWGSYPQRLCAATGCPGLVYDRVGYGQSSPMTRTRGLDYLHLAASIELPHVLQALMPDTPYVLIGHSDGGSIALIHAADRPAQLRAVVTEAAHVFVEDASLAGIREADAAFDAGKLAGLARYHGDKTTQTFKAWSETWQRADFRDWNIEALLPRIACPLLVMQGEDDQYGTPAQVEAIVRQAGGPATPVLLPGCGHTPHRTHADAVLGHMRAFIEALRLTA, encoded by the coding sequence ATGACGGATGTGACGGCCAGCGCGCCTGCCCTCCTGCCCGGCCCCGACCACAGCACCCTGCGCGCCCAGCGCATCGACGGCGACCCCGCCCGGCCCACCCTCGTCTTCCTGCACGAGGGCCTGGGCTGCATCGAGATGTGGGGCAGCTACCCGCAACGGCTGTGCGCGGCCACCGGCTGCCCCGGCCTGGTCTATGACCGCGTCGGCTACGGGCAGTCCTCGCCGATGACGCGGACGCGCGGGCTCGACTATCTGCACCTCGCCGCCAGTATCGAATTGCCGCATGTGCTGCAAGCCCTGATGCCCGACACGCCCTACGTGCTGATCGGCCACTCGGACGGCGGCAGCATCGCCCTCATCCACGCGGCCGACCGGCCGGCGCAGTTGCGCGCCGTCGTCACCGAAGCGGCGCACGTGTTCGTGGAGGACGCCTCGCTGGCCGGCATCCGCGAGGCCGATGCCGCATTCGATGCGGGCAAGCTGGCGGGCCTGGCGCGCTATCACGGCGACAAGACCACGCAGACCTTCAAGGCATGGTCCGAGACCTGGCAGCGTGCCGATTTTCGTGACTGGAACATCGAAGCGCTGCTGCCCCGGATCGCTTGCCCGCTGCTGGTGATGCAGGGCGAGGACGATCAGTACGGCACGCCCGCGCAGGTCGAGGCGATCGTGCGGCAGGCCGGCGGCCCCGCCACGCCGGTGCTGCTGCCCGGCTGCGGGCACACGCCGCACAGGACGCACGCCGATGCGGTGCTGGGGCACATGCGCGCCTTCATCGAGGCGCTGCGCTTGACCGCCTGA
- a CDS encoding COG4705 family protein — protein sequence MNTASQAHEPVDIARSKLPEITLAFWIMKICATTLGETAGDLLSMTLKIGYAASSVLLVGLFLATLGAQLSSRAYHPLLYWTVILSTSTAGTTLSDFMDRTLGLGYATGSAILASLLGAVLLYWKLSRKSLSIARVQGGQGELLYWGAILVSNTLGTALGDFLADSSGLGFAGGALLIAGIIALIAAAYYFTGLSRVALFWMAFVLTRPLGATAGDLLTKPVSAGGLNLGTAGASLVLLAILLATVGHASWQARRESLQSA from the coding sequence ATGAACACCGCATCACAGGCGCACGAACCCGTCGATATCGCCCGCAGCAAGCTGCCCGAGATCACGCTGGCGTTCTGGATCATGAAGATCTGCGCCACCACGCTGGGCGAGACCGCCGGCGACCTGCTGTCGATGACGCTCAAGATCGGCTACGCGGCCAGTTCGGTGCTGCTGGTCGGCCTCTTCCTGGCGACGCTGGGCGCGCAGCTGAGCAGCCGCGCCTACCACCCGCTGCTGTACTGGACGGTGATCCTCTCCACCAGCACGGCCGGCACCACGCTGTCGGACTTCATGGACCGCACGCTCGGCCTCGGCTATGCAACCGGCTCGGCCATCCTCGCCAGCCTGCTCGGCGCGGTGCTGCTCTACTGGAAGCTGAGCCGCAAGTCGCTGTCGATCGCGCGGGTGCAGGGCGGCCAGGGCGAGCTGCTGTACTGGGGCGCCATCCTCGTCTCCAACACGCTGGGCACGGCGCTGGGCGACTTCCTGGCCGATTCGTCGGGGCTGGGCTTTGCCGGCGGCGCGCTGCTGATCGCCGGCATCATCGCGCTGATCGCGGCGGCGTATTATTTCACCGGCCTGTCGCGGGTGGCGCTGTTCTGGATGGCCTTTGTGCTGACGCGCCCGCTGGGCGCCACCGCGGGCGACCTGCTGACCAAGCCCGTGAGCGCGGGCGGCCTGAACCTGGGCACGGCCGGCGCGTCGCTGGTGCTGCTGGCGATCTTGCTGGCCACCGTCGGCCATGCGAGCTGGCAGGCGCGGCGCGAGAGCCTGCAGTCGGCGTAG
- a CDS encoding NAD(P)/FAD-dependent oxidoreductase, translated as MTMQSLDIVPGGEPLPPSLWAATAPAAPPTPALRESIVTDVLVIGGGYTGLSTALHLAERGTGVTVLEANDPGWGASGRNGGQVNPSLKHDPDELMRMLGATRAEPLIEAVSRSADLVFDLIGRHGIDCQPVRAGWLQLSYSDQAVPAMHARAHQWARRGVRVELLDRAAVARRVGTEAFAGGWLDGRAGAIQPLAYARGLVQAAQRAGAAVHGNTAVTALERQGTAWVASTATGAQVRAQRVVIATNGYTGALWPGLAQTVLSANSFIVATRPLKPADAQAILARGETASTSQRLLLYFRKDAAGRLLMGGRGFFAEPRGPQDFAHLERSLELLFPQLGRLDYAYRWAGRIAITRDFMPHIHEPAPGVTMALGCNGRGIALCSSLGQQIAARLADSGHAFPYPVSPIVPIPLHGLQRFYIAAGVAWYSLLDRLG; from the coding sequence ATGACGATGCAGTCGCTCGACATCGTGCCCGGCGGCGAGCCGCTGCCGCCCTCGCTGTGGGCCGCGACGGCGCCGGCCGCGCCGCCCACGCCGGCCCTGCGGGAATCGATCGTCACCGATGTGCTGGTCATCGGCGGCGGCTACACGGGGCTATCGACCGCGCTGCACCTGGCCGAACGCGGCACGGGCGTAACGGTGCTGGAAGCCAACGACCCGGGCTGGGGCGCCTCCGGGCGCAACGGCGGACAGGTCAACCCGTCGCTCAAGCACGACCCGGACGAGCTGATGCGCATGCTGGGCGCCACGCGCGCCGAGCCGCTAATCGAGGCGGTGTCGCGCTCGGCCGATCTGGTGTTCGACCTGATCGGCCGGCACGGCATCGACTGCCAGCCGGTGCGCGCGGGCTGGCTGCAGCTGTCGTATTCGGACCAGGCGGTGCCGGCCATGCATGCGCGGGCGCACCAGTGGGCGCGGCGCGGGGTGCGGGTCGAACTGCTGGACCGGGCCGCGGTGGCGCGCCGCGTGGGCACCGAGGCGTTCGCCGGCGGCTGGCTGGACGGCCGGGCGGGCGCCATCCAGCCGCTGGCCTACGCGCGCGGCCTGGTGCAAGCCGCACAGCGGGCGGGCGCCGCCGTGCACGGCAACACGGCCGTCACCGCCCTGGAGCGGCAGGGCACGGCGTGGGTCGCGTCCACCGCCACCGGCGCGCAGGTTCGCGCCCAGCGCGTCGTCATCGCCACCAACGGCTACACCGGCGCGCTATGGCCCGGACTGGCGCAGACCGTGCTCAGTGCCAACAGTTTTATCGTCGCGACGCGGCCGCTGAAGCCGGCGGATGCGCAGGCCATCCTGGCGCGCGGCGAAACGGCTTCCACCTCGCAACGGCTGCTGCTGTATTTCCGCAAAGACGCGGCCGGGCGCCTGCTGATGGGTGGGCGCGGCTTCTTTGCCGAGCCGCGCGGTCCGCAGGATTTCGCACACCTTGAACGCTCACTGGAGCTGCTGTTTCCGCAACTGGGCCGGCTCGACTATGCCTACCGCTGGGCCGGCCGCATCGCCATCACGCGGGACTTCATGCCGCACATCCACGAGCCCGCGCCAGGCGTGACGATGGCGCTGGGCTGCAACGGGCGCGGCATCGCGCTGTGCAGCAGCCTGGGCCAGCAGATCGCGGCGCGGCTGGCGGACAGCGGCCATGCGTTCCCGTACCCGGTGTCGCCCATCGTGCCGATTCCGCTGCACGGCCTGCAGCGCTTCTACATCGCCGCCGGGGTGGCGTGGTACAGCCTGCTGGACAGGCTTGGCTGA
- a CDS encoding methyl-accepting chemotaxis protein codes for MRNWTVKRKLATLVASIIIAFVCLTVFLLGRQAAATADIRSLYDKDYRAASIIGQIDGLLTRVDINILRMIAIGDPASISGWKAQNTERFNKVDQLLVELDASADPSMAVSIKTLGEAYGRMRKGMEHQVEAVEAGDIKRGGEINKNEVKDNADKTFGTLAELKSAQDQIAKNKVQAQEAAAALARVVSITAAALIALGSLGLGLLMLRDLLRQLGGEPSVAAQAVSAMAQGDLSRAIAVDADDRTSLLAKLKEMQASLSGIVSTVRNNAESVATASAQIAQGNQDLSHRTEQQASALQETSATMDELGSTVGNNAENARQANQLASGASSVAAEGGEVVSQVVGMMKGINDGSKKIADIIGVIDGIAFQTNILALNAAVEAARAGEQGRGFAVVAAEVRSLAQRSAAAAKEIKALITSSVEQVEQGTTLVDRAGATMEQIVGAIQRVSNIVAEISSASAEQSSGVSQVGQAVSQMDEATQQNAALVEQSAAAASSLQGQAQQLVQAVAVFKLAR; via the coding sequence TTGCGCAACTGGACCGTCAAGAGAAAGCTTGCCACCCTGGTCGCCTCGATCATCATTGCCTTCGTGTGCCTGACCGTCTTCCTGCTCGGACGCCAGGCCGCCGCGACGGCGGACATCCGGAGCCTGTACGACAAGGACTACCGCGCCGCGTCGATCATCGGCCAGATCGACGGACTGCTTACGCGCGTGGATATCAACATCCTGCGGATGATCGCCATCGGCGATCCGGCGTCCATCTCGGGCTGGAAGGCCCAGAACACGGAGCGTTTCAACAAGGTCGACCAACTGCTGGTGGAATTGGACGCCTCGGCCGACCCGAGCATGGCGGTATCGATCAAGACCCTGGGCGAGGCTTATGGCCGCATGCGCAAGGGCATGGAACACCAGGTCGAGGCGGTCGAGGCGGGTGATATCAAGCGCGGCGGCGAGATCAACAAAAACGAGGTCAAGGACAACGCCGACAAGACGTTCGGCACGCTGGCCGAGCTCAAAAGCGCGCAGGACCAGATCGCCAAGAACAAGGTCCAGGCCCAGGAAGCGGCGGCGGCATTGGCCCGCGTGGTCTCGATCACGGCGGCGGCGCTGATCGCGCTCGGCTCGCTGGGTCTCGGGCTGCTGATGCTGCGCGACCTGCTGCGCCAGCTCGGCGGCGAGCCGTCGGTGGCGGCCCAAGCGGTCAGCGCCATGGCGCAGGGCGACCTGTCCCGCGCGATTGCCGTCGATGCAGACGACAGGACGAGCCTGCTGGCCAAGCTCAAGGAGATGCAGGCGTCGCTGTCCGGCATCGTGTCCACCGTGCGCAACAACGCCGAGAGCGTGGCCACGGCCAGTGCCCAGATCGCGCAGGGCAACCAGGACTTGAGCCATCGCACCGAGCAGCAGGCCAGCGCGCTGCAGGAGACGTCGGCGACGATGGATGAGCTGGGCTCGACCGTGGGCAACAATGCCGAGAACGCGCGCCAGGCCAATCAGCTCGCCTCGGGGGCCTCCAGCGTTGCCGCCGAGGGTGGCGAGGTGGTCAGCCAGGTGGTCGGCATGATGAAGGGGATCAACGATGGCTCCAAGAAGATCGCCGACATCATCGGCGTCATTGATGGCATTGCGTTCCAGACCAACATTCTGGCGTTGAACGCCGCGGTGGAGGCGGCACGCGCGGGCGAACAGGGCCGCGGGTTCGCGGTGGTCGCCGCCGAGGTGCGCAGCCTGGCGCAGCGCAGTGCCGCGGCCGCCAAGGAAATCAAGGCGCTGATCACGAGCAGCGTCGAGCAGGTGGAGCAGGGCACCACGCTGGTCGACCGGGCCGGCGCGACGATGGAACAGATCGTGGGCGCGATCCAGCGCGTGTCCAACATCGTTGCCGAGATCAGCTCGGCCAGCGCGGAGCAGAGCTCCGGCGTCTCGCAGGTCGGCCAGGCCGTCAGCCAGATGGACGAGGCCACGCAGCAGAACGCCGCGCTGGTCGAGCAAAGCGCGGCGGCCGCGAGCAGCCTGCAAGGCCAGGCGCAGCAGCTCGTGCAGGCCGTCGCGGTGTTCAAGCTGGCGCGGTAA
- a CDS encoding GbsR/MarR family transcriptional regulator, with product MELNSIAERFVLHWGEMGSRWGVNRTVAQIHALLYLAGRSMDAEEITQTLGVARSNVSNSLKELQSWGLVRVVHVKGDRRDHFETSTDVWELFKLIVAGRRQREIDPTAVVLRECLNNPDIEKEDAGARQRIEQTLHFIETMSTLADEMLRFKPETLMKMLGVSARISQAIRKKA from the coding sequence ATGGAACTGAATTCAATTGCTGAGCGCTTTGTCCTCCACTGGGGCGAAATGGGGTCCCGCTGGGGGGTCAATCGGACGGTTGCCCAGATACACGCCCTGCTCTACCTTGCCGGCCGCTCGATGGATGCGGAAGAGATCACGCAGACGCTTGGCGTGGCGCGATCGAATGTCAGCAACAGCCTCAAGGAGCTGCAGTCCTGGGGCTTGGTTCGGGTGGTGCATGTCAAAGGGGATCGTCGCGACCATTTCGAGACCTCGACGGATGTCTGGGAACTGTTCAAGCTGATCGTGGCGGGTCGCCGTCAGCGCGAGATCGACCCGACCGCGGTTGTGCTGCGGGAGTGCCTGAACAACCCCGACATCGAAAAAGAGGATGCGGGGGCGCGGCAACGGATCGAGCAGACCCTGCATTTCATCGAGACCATGAGCACCCTGGCGGACGAGATGCTCCGATTCAAGCCTGAAACGCTGATGAAGATGCTGGGCGTCAGTGCCCGGATCAGTCAGGCCATTCGCAAGAAGGCCTGA
- the ehuD gene encoding ectoine/hydroxyectoine ABC transporter permease subunit EhuD, with product MSLAAFIEHAQEFLPILLQGAVVTVEVTVLSFLLSSVIGLALALMRLSPIKAVSAAGATIVNIIRGLPIIVQLFYIYFVLPDVGIQLTAFQAGVIGLGIAYSAYQAENFRAGIEAVDPGQREAAQAMGMRGALIMRRVILPQAFRIALPPYGNTLVMMLKDSSLVSTITVAEMTRAGQLIASSTFQNMTVYTLVALLYLLMSLPLVFGLRRLERRMGAGGGKR from the coding sequence ATGAGTCTTGCAGCTTTCATTGAACACGCGCAGGAGTTCCTGCCGATCCTGCTGCAGGGGGCGGTGGTCACGGTGGAGGTGACCGTGCTGTCGTTCCTGCTGTCCAGCGTGATCGGGCTGGCGCTGGCGCTGATGCGGCTCTCGCCCATCAAGGCCGTGTCGGCGGCCGGGGCGACCATCGTCAACATCATCCGCGGGCTGCCGATCATCGTGCAGCTGTTCTACATCTACTTCGTGCTGCCGGACGTCGGCATCCAGCTCACCGCGTTCCAGGCGGGCGTGATCGGGCTGGGCATTGCGTACTCCGCCTACCAGGCCGAGAACTTCCGCGCGGGCATCGAGGCGGTGGACCCGGGCCAGCGCGAGGCGGCGCAGGCGATGGGGATGCGCGGGGCGCTGATCATGCGGCGCGTGATCCTGCCGCAGGCGTTCCGCATCGCGCTGCCGCCGTACGGCAACACGCTGGTGATGATGCTCAAGGACTCGTCGCTGGTGTCCACCATCACGGTGGCGGAGATGACGCGCGCGGGGCAGCTGATCGCATCGTCCACGTTCCAGAACATGACGGTCTACACGCTGGTGGCGCTGCTGTATCTGCTGATGAGCCTGCCGCTGGTGTTCGGCCTGCGCCGGCTGGAGCGCCGCATGGGCGCGGGAGGGGGCAAGCGATGA
- a CDS encoding amino acid ABC transporter ATP-binding protein: MIEIRELQKHFGEHHVLRGVSLHVDKGEVVCLIGPSGSGKSTVLRCINGLESYDGGEIRAFGERVDRDGKAIHTLRSRMGMVFQRFNLFPHRSVLENVMEGPVYVKGERPDAARAKAMALLEKVGLAAKAQAYPAQLSGGQQQRVAIARALAMEPEAMLFDEPTSALDPELVGDVLEVMRALAREGMTMIVVTHEMGFAREVADRVCFLHSGTIVEEGPAAQVLGAPRQPRTQDFLRRVLHKPAEPATGDLAL; the protein is encoded by the coding sequence ATGATCGAGATCCGCGAGCTGCAGAAGCACTTTGGCGAGCACCACGTGCTGCGCGGCGTGAGCCTGCACGTGGACAAGGGCGAGGTGGTATGCCTGATCGGCCCGTCGGGCTCGGGCAAGTCGACCGTCCTGCGCTGCATCAACGGGCTGGAGTCGTACGACGGCGGCGAGATCCGCGCCTTCGGCGAGCGCGTGGACCGCGACGGCAAGGCCATCCACACGCTGCGCAGCCGCATGGGCATGGTATTCCAGCGCTTCAACCTGTTCCCGCACCGCAGCGTGCTGGAGAACGTGATGGAAGGCCCGGTCTATGTGAAGGGCGAGCGGCCCGACGCGGCGCGCGCCAAGGCCATGGCGCTGCTGGAGAAGGTGGGCCTGGCCGCCAAGGCGCAGGCGTATCCGGCCCAGCTCTCCGGCGGCCAGCAGCAGCGCGTGGCGATCGCCCGTGCGCTGGCGATGGAGCCCGAGGCGATGCTGTTCGATGAGCCCACTTCGGCGCTGGACCCGGAACTCGTGGGCGATGTGCTGGAGGTGATGCGCGCGCTGGCCCGCGAGGGCATGACGATGATCGTCGTCACGCACGAGATGGGCTTCGCGCGCGAGGTGGCCGACCGGGTGTGCTTCCTGCACAGCGGCACCATTGTCGAGGAAGGGCCGGCCGCGCAGGTGCTGGGCGCGCCGCGCCAGCCGCGCACGCAGGACTTCCTGCGCCGCGTGCTGCACAAGCCGGCCGAGCCGGCCACGGGAGACCTGGCGCTATGA
- a CDS encoding IclR family transcriptional regulator, with protein sequence MTQPDDAPNLLFNQSLEKGLAVLGAFNAQRRTMTIAEVAAVAGINKSSAQRMVYTLEHLGYLRKHPKTRRYQLTPAAMKIGFNYLAADTLIDVANPFLAELTKVTTETSCLTEPDQREMVYVARFVSAQFVPVHMPIGSRIPMYCTASGRAYLSALPEPEARAIVETSERIAHTMHTRTEVADILATLREARQRGYAINREELFLGDMTVAAPIVGGNGRPLGAIHLVAPTGRWTAEDMEAKLGPPLLQCARAISTSVRALG encoded by the coding sequence ATGACCCAACCCGACGACGCCCCGAACCTGCTGTTCAACCAGTCGCTGGAGAAAGGGCTGGCCGTGCTGGGCGCCTTCAACGCGCAGCGCCGCACCATGACGATCGCCGAGGTGGCCGCCGTCGCCGGCATCAACAAGAGTTCGGCTCAGCGCATGGTCTATACGCTGGAACACCTCGGCTACCTGCGCAAGCACCCCAAGACCCGCCGCTACCAGCTGACGCCCGCGGCCATGAAGATCGGCTTCAACTACTTGGCCGCCGACACCCTCATCGACGTGGCCAACCCCTTCCTGGCCGAGCTGACCAAGGTGACCACGGAGACCTCCTGCCTGACCGAGCCCGACCAGCGCGAGATGGTCTACGTCGCCCGCTTCGTGAGCGCGCAGTTTGTGCCGGTGCACATGCCGATCGGCAGCCGTATCCCCATGTACTGCACCGCATCGGGCCGCGCCTACCTGTCCGCCCTGCCCGAGCCCGAGGCGCGCGCCATCGTGGAGACATCCGAGCGCATCGCCCACACCATGCACACCCGCACCGAAGTCGCCGACATTCTCGCCACGCTGCGCGAGGCGCGCCAGCGCGGCTACGCAATCAACCGCGAAGAGCTGTTCCTCGGCGACATGACCGTCGCCGCGCCCATCGTCGGCGGCAACGGCCGGCCGCTGGGCGCCATCCACCTGGTGGCGCCCACGGGCCGGTGGACGGCGGAAGACATGGAAGCCAAGCTGGGGCCGCCGCTGCTGCAGTGCGCGCGGGCGATCAGCACGTCGGTGCGGGCGCTGGGGTAG
- a CDS encoding ABC transporter substrate-binding protein: protein MSFVSFSRRAALVLCMLGSASLAWAQGGGAPAYNVGATATGVPFTFLDVKSNSIQGMMVDTVTAVGKAGGFSVNVQQTVFAALIPSLTSNKIDIISAAMLKTPARAQVVDFSDPVYSYGEGLLVKADDAKTYASLDDLKGEVVGAQVGTVFLDMLNKKAIFKEVRSYDSVADMTRDLALGRIKAGLGDQPILAYQIRQNAFQGVKLVSSYKPVNVGDVCLVVRKGDAELLGRINKAIAKIKADGTLAAIVQKWGI, encoded by the coding sequence ATGTCTTTCGTCTCGTTTTCGCGCCGTGCCGCACTGGTTCTGTGCATGCTCGGCTCCGCCTCGCTCGCGTGGGCGCAGGGCGGCGGTGCCCCCGCCTACAACGTGGGTGCGACGGCCACCGGCGTGCCATTCACCTTCCTGGACGTGAAGAGCAATTCCATCCAGGGGATGATGGTCGATACCGTCACCGCGGTGGGCAAGGCGGGCGGCTTCAGCGTGAACGTGCAGCAGACGGTGTTCGCGGCGCTGATCCCGTCGCTGACGTCGAACAAGATCGACATCATCTCGGCGGCCATGCTCAAGACGCCGGCGCGCGCGCAGGTGGTGGATTTCTCCGACCCGGTGTACTCGTACGGCGAGGGCCTGCTGGTCAAGGCCGACGACGCCAAGACCTACGCCTCGCTCGATGACCTGAAGGGCGAGGTGGTGGGCGCGCAGGTGGGCACGGTGTTCCTCGACATGCTCAACAAGAAGGCCATCTTCAAGGAAGTGCGCAGCTACGATTCGGTGGCCGACATGACGCGCGACCTGGCGCTGGGCCGCATCAAGGCGGGGCTGGGCGATCAGCCGATCCTCGCGTACCAGATTCGGCAGAACGCCTTCCAGGGCGTGAAGCTGGTCTCCAGCTACAAGCCCGTGAACGTGGGCGATGTGTGCCTGGTGGTGCGCAAGGGCGATGCGGAGCTGCTCGGCCGCATCAACAAGGCCATCGCCAAGATCAAGGCCGACGGCACGCTGGCGGCCATCGTGCAGAAGTGGGGCATCTGA
- a CDS encoding response regulator, which yields MRVLLIEDDPMIGAVVEAALRDAAYAVDWVRDGQTAIDVTAHQHYDLLLLDLGLPGQDGHAVLRTLRARDNPVPVLILTARDAVDERVRGLDGGADDYVLKPFEMVELLARMRAVLRRRGGAASPVLSNGMLSLDPATHEVRAGDAEPVRLSSREFALLQALMLRPGAILSRGELEERIYGWGHEVASNAVEFLIHALRKKLGAESIKNVRGVGWMVSKGR from the coding sequence ATGCGAGTCCTGCTGATCGAAGACGATCCGATGATCGGCGCGGTGGTGGAAGCCGCGCTGCGCGACGCCGCCTATGCGGTGGACTGGGTGCGCGACGGCCAGACCGCCATCGACGTGACCGCGCACCAGCACTACGACCTGCTGCTGCTCGACCTCGGCCTGCCGGGCCAGGACGGCCACGCGGTGCTGCGCACGCTGCGTGCGCGGGACAACCCGGTGCCGGTGCTGATCCTCACCGCGCGCGATGCGGTGGATGAGCGCGTGCGCGGCCTGGACGGCGGCGCCGACGACTACGTGCTCAAACCCTTCGAGATGGTGGAACTGCTGGCGCGCATGCGCGCCGTGCTACGCCGCCGGGGCGGGGCCGCCAGCCCGGTGCTGAGCAACGGCATGCTGTCGCTCGACCCGGCCACGCACGAGGTGCGCGCGGGCGACGCCGAACCGGTGCGCCTGTCGAGCCGCGAGTTCGCGCTGCTGCAGGCGCTGATGCTGCGGCCCGGCGCCATCCTGTCGCGCGGCGAGCTGGAGGAACGCATTTACGGCTGGGGCCACGAGGTGGCCAGCAACGCGGTCGAGTTCCTCATCCACGCGCTGCGCAAGAAGCTGGGCGCGGAATCGATCAAGAACGTCAGGGGCGTGGGATGGATGGTGTCCAAGGGCCGGTGA
- a CDS encoding DUF2269 family protein, which produces MDYLTIKTIHILSSVLMVGTGFGTAFYLFFANRSGSVEAIAVVSRLVVKADWWFTTPTVIIQPLSGAYLIYRAGYPLDSFWLVASLGLYAVAGVCWLPVVWYQIKMGRLAIAAHEQHAALPDLYWKYARRWELLGYPAFSAMVILYFLMVLKPVH; this is translated from the coding sequence ATGGACTACCTGACGATCAAAACCATCCACATCCTCTCTTCGGTCTTGATGGTCGGCACCGGCTTCGGGACCGCGTTCTACCTGTTTTTTGCGAACCGATCCGGTTCTGTCGAGGCCATCGCAGTGGTCTCGCGCCTGGTTGTGAAGGCGGATTGGTGGTTCACCACGCCGACGGTGATCATCCAACCGCTTTCCGGCGCGTACCTGATCTATCGCGCGGGCTACCCGCTCGATTCCTTCTGGCTCGTCGCTTCGCTGGGCTTATATGCCGTGGCCGGGGTCTGCTGGCTTCCTGTGGTCTGGTACCAGATCAAAATGGGCAGGCTGGCGATTGCCGCGCACGAGCAGCATGCCGCGTTGCCTGACCTGTATTGGAAATACGCCAGGCGGTGGGAGCTGCTCGGCTACCCCGCATTTTCAGCCATGGTCATCCTGTACTTCCTGATGGTGCTGAAGCCCGTCCATTGA
- a CDS encoding SDR family oxidoreductase, translated as MKVLVCGASGFIGRSISQHLASVGHEVVRGVRRPVRPGDIPIDFSTETDTQNWLGRLVGIDVVVNAVGILTEHATARFEAIHHRAPAALFAACAEAGVKRVIQISALGAEHGDTPYFKSKHAADQALMRLPIAWQILRPALVYGQEGTSASLFRMLASLPVIPIPAVGQAAFQPIHIDDLVRGVERAIDPAVPAGQQIDMVGGERVSYRAMLESYRCAMGFEKPLYVTIPAALINATARLSARIPGAPLTPDTWRMLQAGSAADMAATTRLLGYPPKRVGQFIAPGGAELLRLRALAAWRTGLLRWALAMVWVVTACVSAFVYPMAGSLALLKPVGLTGWPATAALYGASVLDLAMGVACIRYPCRALWGMQAALVIGYTVVVCFALPQFLAHPFGPVIKNVPILVILVVLFAESKSWTT; from the coding sequence ATGAAAGTGCTGGTCTGCGGTGCTTCGGGTTTCATTGGGCGGTCGATCAGCCAGCACTTGGCCAGCGTCGGCCACGAGGTCGTGCGGGGCGTTCGGCGGCCGGTGCGCCCCGGCGATATCCCCATCGATTTTTCCACGGAGACTGACACGCAGAACTGGCTCGGCCGCCTGGTCGGGATCGACGTGGTCGTGAACGCGGTGGGTATCCTGACCGAACATGCCACGGCGCGATTCGAAGCGATCCACCATCGCGCGCCGGCCGCATTGTTTGCCGCGTGCGCCGAGGCGGGCGTCAAGCGGGTCATCCAGATTTCGGCGCTGGGCGCTGAGCATGGCGATACGCCCTACTTCAAGAGCAAGCATGCCGCCGACCAGGCACTGATGCGCCTCCCGATTGCGTGGCAGATCTTGCGGCCCGCATTGGTCTATGGGCAGGAGGGGACGTCTGCTTCCCTGTTCCGGATGCTCGCCAGCCTGCCCGTGATCCCGATTCCCGCGGTAGGACAGGCCGCTTTTCAGCCGATCCACATCGACGACCTGGTCAGGGGCGTCGAGCGGGCCATCGATCCCGCCGTGCCGGCCGGCCAGCAGATCGACATGGTCGGGGGCGAGCGCGTCTCCTACCGGGCGATGCTGGAAAGCTACCGGTGCGCGATGGGCTTTGAAAAGCCGTTGTACGTCACCATCCCGGCGGCGTTGATCAACGCAACCGCGCGGTTGTCGGCGCGGATTCCCGGCGCGCCATTGACGCCAGATACCTGGCGGATGCTTCAGGCCGGCAGTGCTGCCGATATGGCGGCCACCACGCGTCTGCTCGGCTACCCGCCGAAGCGCGTGGGGCAATTCATCGCGCCAGGCGGTGCCGAACTGCTGCGGCTGCGCGCGCTTGCTGCCTGGCGTACCGGGCTGCTTCGGTGGGCGCTGGCGATGGTCTGGGTCGTGACCGCCTGCGTCAGCGCCTTTGTGTACCCAATGGCGGGCAGCCTGGCGCTGCTGAAGCCGGTGGGGCTCACCGGGTGGCCAGCCACCGCTGCGCTTTATGGTGCGTCCGTTCTGGACTTGGCGATGGGCGTGGCCTGCATCCGGTACCCATGCCGGGCGCTGTGGGGAATGCAGGCGGCACTGGTCATCGGATACACCGTGGTGGTTTGCTTCGCGCTTCCACAGTTCCTGGCGCATCCGTTTGGGCCCGTCATCAAGAACGTTCCCATCCTGGTCATTCTTGTCGTCCTCTTTGCCGAGTCGAAATCATGGACTACCTGA